GAGATGGTGTCGTCCGCCAACATGTCGTTTGGCATGTATCCGGGGTTGAGCCACGGCGCATATTCCGCGCTCACCCATCATGGCTCTGATGAGCTCAAGGACCTTTACCTGCCCAAGCTCGTGTCCGGCGAGTGGACCGGCACCATGAACCTCACCGAGCCGCATTGCGGCACCGATGTGGGCATGTTGCGCACAAAAGCTGTGCCCAACGGCGATGGCTCCTACGCGATCACCGGCCAGAAAATCTGGATTTCTGCAGGCGAGCACTCGATGGCAGACAACATCATTCATCTGGTGCTGGCCCGCATCGAAGGCGCGCCTGATGGTGTCGGCGGCATTTCGCTTTTTGTCGTGCCCAAGTTTCTGGTCAACGACGACGGCTCCCTTGGTGACCGCAACACGCTTGCCTGCGGTGGCCTTGAGGAGAAGATGGGCATCCACGGCAATGCCACCTGCGTGATGAATTATGACGGCGCGACGGGCTGGGTTGTGGGTGAGGAAAACAAGGGCCTCAAGGCCATGTTCACCATGATGAATGAAGCACGGCTTGGCGTGGGGATGCAGGGCATCTCGCAGTCCGAAGTGGCGTATCAGAACGCCCGCGACTTTGCGCTGGACCGGTTGCAGGGCCGCGCCCTGACGGGCCCCAAGAACCCGGACGGTCCGGCGGATCCGATCATTGTTCATCCTGATGTGCGCCGTATGCTGATGAATATCCGCGCGTTCAACGAAGGAGCCCGCGCCTTGTTGGTGTGGACGGCGTTGTGGGGCGACCTCGCTGAAAAAGCCGAAGACGAGGAAACCCGTCAGAAGGCGGACGATCTGATGGGCCTGATGACGCCCATCGTGAAGGGCTATTTCACCGACAAGGGTTTTGCCAACGCGGTGGAGGCCCAGCAGGTGTATGGCGGCTCGGGCTACACCAAGGAGTGGGGCGCGGAACAGTTTGTGCGCGATGCGCGCATTGCGATGATTTATGAAGGCACCAACGGCATTCAGGCGCTGGACCTTGTGGGCCGCAAGCTCGCCTCAAAGGGCGGGCGCGCCGTGTTTTCGTTCTTCAAGGAGGTTGATGACTTCGTTGCCGCCAACAAGGACGACGCCTCCATGACGGAGTTCCTGGAGCCTTTGGGTGACGCCCGCAAACAGCTTGAAGAAGCCACCATGTGGTTCATGGAGAATGCGCTGGAGAACCCGGACAACGCCGGTGCCGGCTCGGCAGACTACCTGCATTTGTTTGCTCTCACCGCCATTGCCCTGATGTGGGCGCAGATGGCCAAAGCCGCGCATGACGGCCTGGCGAACGGTGGCGGTGACAAGACATATTACGAAACCAAGCTCGTCACGGGCCGCTACTTCGTCAAACGCATTCTGCCGCAGACCGGCACCCACCTGACTGCCATCAAGGCCGGGTCAGATGAGGTGATGGCGCTCGCGGCATCCGCTTTCTAGATACATAAAACACCAATCGGGAGACACTTGGGAATGTCGTCACTTCAAGTCGAAACACCAGCCTGGATGACCGAAGACCTGCAGATTTTTTCTGACTCGGTCGGCAAGTTCTTTGAAAAGGAATTGGCGCCCCACGTTGAGAAGTGGGAGAAGCAGGAAATTGTTGATCGCGATGCCTGGTACAAGACCGGCGAAGCGGGAATCCTGTGTGCATCCATGCCGGAGGAATATGGCGGCGGCGGCGGTACGTTTGCGCACGAAGCCATCATCATCGACCAGATGGGCAAAAAGGGCATTGCAGGTTTTGGTGCATCGCTCCACAACGCGATTATCGCGCCTTATATCAACGAATACGGTACCGAAGAGCAAAAGCAGAAGTGGCTGCCCAAAATGGCCACTGGCGAACTCGTTGGCGCCATCGCCATGACCGAGCCGGGTACCGGCTCCGACCTGCAGTCGATCAAGTCCACCGCCAAGCTCGACGGCAACGAGTATGTGGTGAACGGCTCCAAGACCTTCATCACCAACGGCCAGACCGCCAACCTGATTATTGTTGTCGCCAAGACAAATCCGGAAGGAGGTGCCAAAGGCACGTCGCTGATGATTGTCGAAACCGATGAGGTGGAAGGCTTCAAGCGTGGCCGCAACCTCGACAAGATCGGTCAGAAGAGCCAGGACACGTCCGAACTGTTTTTTGACAATGTCCGCATTCCAACGTCCAACCTGCTTGGCAACGAAGAAGGCAAGGGCTTTATTCAGTTGATGCAGCAGTTGCCCTCCGAACGACTGCAGATCGGCCTTCAGGGCGTAGCCGCCATGGAGGCAGCGCTGGACGAAACCATCGCCTATGTGAAAGAGCGCAAGGCGTTTGGCAAAGCCATCATCGACTTCCAGAACACCCAGTTCAAGCTGGCCGAATGCAAGACCAAGGCAACGGTCGCCAAGGTGTTTTGCGATTACTGCACCGGCCTTTTGCTTGAGGGCAAGCTGGATGCAGCGACCGCATCCATGGCCAAGTACTGGGTCTCCGACATGCAGTGTGAAGTCATTGACGAATGCCTGCAGCTTTTCGGTGGCTACGGCTACATGAACGAATACCCGATTGCCCGCATGTATCGCGATGCCCGCGTGCAGAAGATTTATGGCGGTACCAACGAGGTTCAGAAAATCCTGATCTCGCGCACGCTGTAGTTGAATAATCAGTTTACGGATCAAGTTTCAGATTTACAAGCCAACAGGGAGGCCTCAAAATGGCTGAATGCTACATTTACGATCACGTCCGCACCCCGCGCGGCAAAGGCAAGTCAGACGGCGCACTGCATGAAGTGACAGCGCTTGAACTTGCGACGCAGGTATTGAAAGAGCTGCGTGATCGCAACGATCTCGACACATCAAAAGTGGATGATGTTGTGATGGGCTGCGTGGACCCTGTCGGCGAAGCGGGCTCCAACATCGCCCGCGTGGCGGTGATGAATGCCGACTACGCGCAGACAACCGCAGGCGTGCAGATCAACCGCTTTTGCGCATCGGGCCTTGAAGCGACCAACATGGCGGCTGCCAAAGTGATGTCCGGTGAGGCCGACATGGCCATCGGCGGCGGCATCGAAAGCATGAGCCGCGTTGGCATGGGCGCTTCAGGCGGTGCCATGGCGTCTGACCCAGCCGTTGCCCTCAAGACCTATTTCACGCCTCAGGGCATTGGTGCGGACCTGATCGCCACCAAATACGGCTTTAGCCGCGATGACGTGGATGCCTACGCCGTCGAGAGCCAGAAGCGCGCACAGAACGCCTGGGACAATGGTTATTTCGACAAGTCTGTGATGGCGGTGAAGGACATCAACGGTCTGACCATTCTGGACCGGGACGAGCACATTCGCCCCGACGCCACCATGCAGTCGCTGGCCGCGCTCAATCCATCCTTTGCGTCGCTTGGCGAGTTTGCTTTTGATGGAGTGGCAACCGATCGCTACCCGGAAGTCGAGCGGCTCAACCACGTGCATCACGCCGGCAACTCGTCAGGCATTGTTGATGGTTCTGCCGGCATTTTGCTGGGCACCAAGGAGATGGGCGAGGCGCTTGGCCTCAAGCCGCGTGCGAAAATCCGCACCATGGCCTCCATCGGCTCCGAGCCGTGCATCATGCTTACCGGCCCTGCCGACGTATCGCGCAAGGCGCTGAAAAAAGCCGGTATGAACGTTGACGACATTGATCTTTACGAACTCAACGAAGCCTTTGCGTCGGTGGTGCTGCGCATGATGCAGGCGCTGGACATCGACCACGAGAAGATGAATGTGAACGGCGGTGCCATCGCCATGGGTCACCCGCTTGGGGCCACCGGCGCCATGATCCTCGGCACGGTGCTTGATGAGCTCGAACGCCGCGACCTCAACACCGCGCTTGCAACGCTGTGCGTTGGGGCGGGCATGGGGACCGCCACAATCATCGAACGGGTTTAACGGAACGGTTTTTCTGATCCCCGCCCAGCCCTCCCCGCAAGGGGGAGGGAGGACGCATACGCCACCACCCAAAACACCCTCCCCTTGATGGGGCGGGCCGGGGTGGGGTGAACGCGCCACGCAAAGCGGGTTATGAAAACCTCCGCAAACGGAGCATATTGAAATGGCTACATACGAAAACTTTGGATTTGAAGTTGATGGTGACGGCATTGCCGTTGCCACCTGGGACATGCCCAACCGCTCAATGAATGTGCTGAGCCAGTCGTCCATGAAGGATCTGGCCGACATCATTGAAAAGGTCGCCTCCGACGACGCCATCAAGGGCCTGGTTATTACATCCGGCAAAAACGCGTTCTGCGCTGGTGCCGATCTGTCCATGATGGGCTCAAGCGCGGGCGGCGGCTCCGGCGGCTCTGAACAGGACAAGGTGAAGGCGCTGTACGAGGGCAACATCGCGTTCAACATGCAGCTTCGGCGCATGGAAAGCTGCGGCAAGCCGATTGCAGCCGCGCTCACCGGCACGGCCCTTGGCGGCGGCCTTGAAGTGGCGCTCGCCTGCCACGCCCGCTTTGTGGCGGATGCCCCCAAGGCACAGCTTGGCCTGCCTGAGTCAAAGGTCGGCCTGCTGCCCGGCGGCGGCGGCACCCAGCGTCTGCCGCGTATGATTGGTGCGGCCGCAGCGTTGCCGCTCATCCTGCAGGGGCAGGCCCTGTCGCCTGAAAAGGCCGCCAAGGCCGGCATCGTCAACAAGGTTGTGTCGGCAGACAAGCTGGTGGACGAAGCCAAGGCCTGGATCAGGCAAGGTCTGGCCGGTGAAACCATCAAGCTTGGCAAGCGCGGACCCGAGGTGCTGGCCGCAGCGCTGCAACCCTGGGACAAGCCGGGCTACAGGGTTCCCGGCGGCGGCCCGCACGACAAGGGCGGCAGCCAGACCTTCGTCATCGGCAACGCGATGCTCAACAAGACCACGCACCAGAACTACCCGGCGCAGAAATACATTCTGTCCTGCGTCTATGAAGGCCTTCAGGTGCCCATCGAGGCCGGGTTGCGGATTGAAAGCCGCTACATGACCAAGCTGATGATGGACCCGCGCTCCAAGGCGATGATCCGCTCGCTGTTCCTCTCCATGCAGGAACTGTCCAAGGGCGCGCGCCGTCCGCAGGGTGTGGACAAGTGGGAAGTCAGGAAACTTGGCATTCTGGGCGCTGGCATGATGGGCGCAGGCATTGCCTATGTGTCCGCGCAGGCGGGTATGGACGTGGTGCTGCTTGACCGGGATCAGGCCGATGCCGACAAGGGCAAAGCCTACTCGGAAGGCCTGCTCGACAAAGCCATCTCACGCGGCAAATCCACCGAAGAGAAAAAGACGGCTCTGCTCGGCAAGATCAAACCCACCACCAACTACGATGATCTTGAAGGCTGCGATCTCGTGATCGAGGCGGTGTTCGAAGATCGCGGCATCAAGGCCGACGTCACCAAGAAGGCCGAACCGAAGATCGCCAAGGGCGGCATCTACGGCTCCAACACCTCGACCCTGCCGATCACCGGTCTGGCCGAGGCATACAGCAAGCCTGCGGAGTTCATCGGCATCCACTTCTTCTCGCCGGTGGACAAGATGCAGCTTGTGGAAATCATCATGGGCGAAAAGACCAATGATGAAACGCTGGCCAAGGCGATGGATTATGTGGCGCAGATCCGCAAGACACCCATCGTCGTCAACGACAGCCGCGGTTTCTACACCTCGCGCTGCTTTGGCACATATGTGGGTGAAGGCATCGCCATGCTGGCGGAAGGCATCGAGCCTGCCATCATTGAAAATGTCGGCAAGATGACCGGCATGCCCATGCCGCCGCTGGCCCTGAACGACGAAGTGTCGCTCGACCTTGGCTACAAGGTGCGCCAGCAAACCAAGAAAGACCTGGGCGACAAATATGTCGAAGGCCCGGCGGACAAGATCATCGAAGAGATGGTTGTTACCCATGGCCGCCTCGGCAAGAAAGTTGGCAAGGGCTTTTACGACTGGCCGGCTGAAAAGGGCGGCGAAAAACGCCTGTGGCCGGACCTGCACAAGGTCGTGGAGCACACCAAGGGTGCCGATGACGTTGACATCGACGAACTGAAGAACCGCTTCCTGTTCATTCAGGCCCTTGAAGCCGCACGTTGCTTCGAGGAAGAAGTGGTGACAGATGTCCGCGATGCCGATGTCGGCGCCATCCTCGGCTGGGGCTACGCGCCGTGGTCCGGCGGACCCCTGTCGCTCATCGACATGACGGGCACAGACAAGTTCGTTGCTGAATGCGACAAGCTCGCCCAGAAATACGGCGACCGCTTCAAGCCCAACGCCCTCCTGCGCGACATGGCCAGCAAGGGCGACACTTTCTACGGCCGCTTCAACCCGGCCACAAAGGTGGCAGCCGCTGCTGAATAAGCAGAAGCGTCATTGAGGAAAACAAGAAGGGCCGCTGAGGAAACTCAGCGGCCCTTTTTGGCAACGCAGACTAGGTATTGTCCTTGCGCCGCTTCCTTGCATCCACTATCCGCAAAAGATGGCTTGCTAAGACAATCATCTCTGCGGCCTCTCCGACGTCTTCGATAGTCTCTGTGCGATGACTGGCTGGGTTCTTATACGAACCGATTGCTCCAGCAAACAATTCTGCGAGTGATTCCTGTTCTGCGATCGGCATAAGTTTATCGGTCAATGGCCCAGCCTCCTTCGCAAACGCTTTGCGCATCATCGGCTTACCATAGTCGGTTGATCCGTAGCCGCTGGCCTCCCGCACAGCAACCTCGACTTCTCTAAATGCACAAAAGACCGCTGTTTCGATATCTCCCTTATGAAATATCGGCAGCGCCTTTTTTCGAATGACAGGATGCAGAAGATCCGCTGGGAGCGCGGAAGAGCGGAGATATGTTGGCAGGTTCATGCTGCCGACAAAGCCGTAAGCTCGTCGCGAGGGAACATACCAAGTGTTGGTCGTCACTTGCGTCGGGTCCAGCACAATCAAGCATTCTGACTGTAGCCATGCCCAAGCCTCTGCGAGTGCCATCGTCAAGTCGTACTCTGGAATGTCGGAGTTTCTGTAGACTCTCAAAACGTCACTGAGCAGGTTGTTCAAGCACTGCTTTGGGCTACCCGAAGCTTCTGAAGTCAAATGGTTGATAATTGCCCAGCCGACTTCTTGAGGATTGGCGTCGGGAATCATTTTTGGGTCGGGAAAGTGCTTGTCGAGCCAATAACTCATTCGATTGCTCCGCTGTTGTAACTCTCACCCAAACCCCACTAAAAGCTCCGTACCCGTTGCTTCTGCCACCTTCATCAGCGTCGTGGTGCTTGGCATCTGGCGGCCGCTTTCCATGCGGGCGATGGCGGACTGGGTGGTGCCCATGCGGGTGGCGAGATCGCCCTGAGTGAGTTTGGCTGTCTTTCGGGCGTCGATGATGGCGCGGGCGATGCGGAACTCGGGCGCAAGCCGGTCATACTCGGCTTTGATGGCCGGATCCGTCAGCGCTTTTTTTCGATAGGCCTCAAGTGTCTTCGTCATGTCGAGGCCTTTCATACGCATCTCCCACCACGTGCCAGCGTGTATAGCAAAAATGATATTATTGCTCAAGAAATATCCTTGAAGCTGAAGTGAGTTGTGGCTGAAAGGCAAGCCGCCCAAGCGGTTACGCCGGAGTCGCACAAGTGCATCGCGCGGGCTAAGGTGCTTCCCAACAGCATTTGAATACAAACAAAACACACAGGGAGACGCATCATGGCGAGCGAAGGTCTGAAGCAGGTTCTGGAG
The genomic region above belongs to Pyruvatibacter sp. and contains:
- a CDS encoding acetyl-CoA C-acetyltransferase yields the protein MAECYIYDHVRTPRGKGKSDGALHEVTALELATQVLKELRDRNDLDTSKVDDVVMGCVDPVGEAGSNIARVAVMNADYAQTTAGVQINRFCASGLEATNMAAAKVMSGEADMAIGGGIESMSRVGMGASGGAMASDPAVALKTYFTPQGIGADLIATKYGFSRDDVDAYAVESQKRAQNAWDNGYFDKSVMAVKDINGLTILDRDEHIRPDATMQSLAALNPSFASLGEFAFDGVATDRYPEVERLNHVHHAGNSSGIVDGSAGILLGTKEMGEALGLKPRAKIRTMASIGSEPCIMLTGPADVSRKALKKAGMNVDDIDLYELNEAFASVVLRMMQALDIDHEKMNVNGGAIAMGHPLGATGAMILGTVLDELERRDLNTALATLCVGAGMGTATIIERV
- a CDS encoding acyl-CoA dehydrogenase C-terminal domain-containing protein, which codes for MPTYKAPTHEYGFLLHEVLDLSRYSNLPGFAEATPDLVSQIMEQAAKFSEEVLQPLNKVGDEQGCVLKDGEVKTPDGFREAYQQLVEGGWPSLVCSPDYGGQGFPNTIGVLFNEMVSSANMSFGMYPGLSHGAYSALTHHGSDELKDLYLPKLVSGEWTGTMNLTEPHCGTDVGMLRTKAVPNGDGSYAITGQKIWISAGEHSMADNIIHLVLARIEGAPDGVGGISLFVVPKFLVNDDGSLGDRNTLACGGLEEKMGIHGNATCVMNYDGATGWVVGEENKGLKAMFTMMNEARLGVGMQGISQSEVAYQNARDFALDRLQGRALTGPKNPDGPADPIIVHPDVRRMLMNIRAFNEGARALLVWTALWGDLAEKAEDEETRQKADDLMGLMTPIVKGYFTDKGFANAVEAQQVYGGSGYTKEWGAEQFVRDARIAMIYEGTNGIQALDLVGRKLASKGGRAVFSFFKEVDDFVAANKDDASMTEFLEPLGDARKQLEEATMWFMENALENPDNAGAGSADYLHLFALTAIALMWAQMAKAAHDGLANGGGDKTYYETKLVTGRYFVKRILPQTGTHLTAIKAGSDEVMALAASAF
- a CDS encoding acyl-CoA dehydrogenase family protein, which encodes MSSLQVETPAWMTEDLQIFSDSVGKFFEKELAPHVEKWEKQEIVDRDAWYKTGEAGILCASMPEEYGGGGGTFAHEAIIIDQMGKKGIAGFGASLHNAIIAPYINEYGTEEQKQKWLPKMATGELVGAIAMTEPGTGSDLQSIKSTAKLDGNEYVVNGSKTFITNGQTANLIIVVAKTNPEGGAKGTSLMIVETDEVEGFKRGRNLDKIGQKSQDTSELFFDNVRIPTSNLLGNEEGKGFIQLMQQLPSERLQIGLQGVAAMEAALDETIAYVKERKAFGKAIIDFQNTQFKLAECKTKATVAKVFCDYCTGLLLEGKLDAATASMAKYWVSDMQCEVIDECLQLFGGYGYMNEYPIARMYRDARVQKIYGGTNEVQKILISRTL
- a CDS encoding TIGR02391 family protein, which translates into the protein MSYWLDKHFPDPKMIPDANPQEVGWAIINHLTSEASGSPKQCLNNLLSDVLRVYRNSDIPEYDLTMALAEAWAWLQSECLIVLDPTQVTTNTWYVPSRRAYGFVGSMNLPTYLRSSALPADLLHPVIRKKALPIFHKGDIETAVFCAFREVEVAVREASGYGSTDYGKPMMRKAFAKEAGPLTDKLMPIAEQESLAELFAGAIGSYKNPASHRTETIEDVGEAAEMIVLASHLLRIVDARKRRKDNT
- a CDS encoding helix-turn-helix transcriptional regulator, whose amino-acid sequence is MTKTLEAYRKKALTDPAIKAEYDRLAPEFRIARAIIDARKTAKLTQGDLATRMGTTQSAIARMESGRQMPSTTTLMKVAEATGTELLVGFG
- a CDS encoding 3-hydroxyacyl-CoA dehydrogenase NAD-binding domain-containing protein, whose product is MATYENFGFEVDGDGIAVATWDMPNRSMNVLSQSSMKDLADIIEKVASDDAIKGLVITSGKNAFCAGADLSMMGSSAGGGSGGSEQDKVKALYEGNIAFNMQLRRMESCGKPIAAALTGTALGGGLEVALACHARFVADAPKAQLGLPESKVGLLPGGGGTQRLPRMIGAAAALPLILQGQALSPEKAAKAGIVNKVVSADKLVDEAKAWIRQGLAGETIKLGKRGPEVLAAALQPWDKPGYRVPGGGPHDKGGSQTFVIGNAMLNKTTHQNYPAQKYILSCVYEGLQVPIEAGLRIESRYMTKLMMDPRSKAMIRSLFLSMQELSKGARRPQGVDKWEVRKLGILGAGMMGAGIAYVSAQAGMDVVLLDRDQADADKGKAYSEGLLDKAISRGKSTEEKKTALLGKIKPTTNYDDLEGCDLVIEAVFEDRGIKADVTKKAEPKIAKGGIYGSNTSTLPITGLAEAYSKPAEFIGIHFFSPVDKMQLVEIIMGEKTNDETLAKAMDYVAQIRKTPIVVNDSRGFYTSRCFGTYVGEGIAMLAEGIEPAIIENVGKMTGMPMPPLALNDEVSLDLGYKVRQQTKKDLGDKYVEGPADKIIEEMVVTHGRLGKKVGKGFYDWPAEKGGEKRLWPDLHKVVEHTKGADDVDIDELKNRFLFIQALEAARCFEEEVVTDVRDADVGAILGWGYAPWSGGPLSLIDMTGTDKFVAECDKLAQKYGDRFKPNALLRDMASKGDTFYGRFNPATKVAAAAE